Proteins from a single region of Phyllopteryx taeniolatus isolate TA_2022b chromosome 10, UOR_Ptae_1.2, whole genome shotgun sequence:
- the sytl4 gene encoding synaptotagmin-like protein 4 isoform X6, which produces MPSPTDNIALDFLSDTERDLILEVLRRDEELRQAEDQRVRRLKAELLEIKRKGAKRGSGRYSQRSCGRCQGSLSLLAFTSKQCPRCHHLVCSNCRASLHDGFWLCVVCIKESDLRKSTGDWFYNLRVNRFTTTPGHELVRSSLRQRPVLKKYVAMGDVLLNNSESSRGPPVPIPRQKGNATSKRPSSENGGSVTSMASSETKGDGFVYHGPPSEYSGSVGSTASFEMKGIDGLLKPSQSDTESAEIASLTNSKTSTDSRRTTPDLPRRAILPPHNSQSNVTLLPDAVIIHSYSSEANTGSERQQAVPSPVYDVDKFFKKSIKHVQDPPDGVNCGLGACDQPEVPVDGRRQFVQGLDTPVPEIKQANPSPEFDVDDYVNYGLDVYNHAHTYESLVDIQSQVVQDLDTQVPDIKQAVPSPEFDVDELFKKSVKHIENPPEYVNYGLDVHDHSHTYESLVDIKSQVVQDLDTQVPDIKQAIPSSEFDIDELFNKSVKHIENPPEYVNYGLGVYDHSHTYESLVDIKSQVVQDLDTQVPDIKQAVPSSEFDVDELFKKSVRHTENPTECVNYGWDVCDQSHTHESPVDIKSQFVQDLDTQDPEIKQVLPNPDFDVDQLFKRNVKHIENPPERVKYVPDVCDPADSYEVSGDLKSQSVQVLDTQVPEIKQTSPNPEFDVEKLYKSVKRIERDVCGQPGSHEPPVAAKRKCVQVLESQVPEIKQASPKPEFGTQIANPSEGVKYGLDVYDQPDSHEVPVAVKRQFVHSLDMQVPEIKQLGPTPELDIQKLFKKSISHVQNPPGHLSTLDLHDNRDNLALPMGNRSQSVPDLDMQDDEEEDIDSLVNFHKSAMASSSSSLRSTSMTSIYSDSGDTYSVDVRGEVVFTMFYDELTQSLRVLIKECRKLAYGDALRQFSNPYVKCYLLPDKSRQSKRKTTIKRHTCDPVYEETFKAPCCIPASAFTHFKGEMVVSLKFVTATAPRVQKFKGKKVVEAEGGELHVLIKEAKNLMAMKGGGGTSDSFVKGYLFPSKSKTTKRKTPVMKKNLNPHYNHTFVYKELSLEQLKCMCLELTVWDREPMLSNEFLGGVRLSCGKGSVKMGNDEVGMDSVGEEVSLWQKMMQYPDSWAEGTLPLRTTMRKKKKGK; this is translated from the exons ATGCCTTCGCCAACTGACAATATCGCCCTGGACTTCCTCTCCGACACCGAGCGGGATTTGATCCTGGAGGTGCTGCGGCGGGACGAGGAACTTAGGCAGGCCGAGGACCAGCGCGTTCG GAGGCTGAAGGCAGAGTTGCTGGAAATTAAGAGGAAAGGGGCCAAACGTGGCAGCGGGAGATACAGTCAGCGCAGTTGCGGCCGATGCCAGGGCTCTCTGAGTTTGCTGGCGTTCACCTCCAAACAATGTCCGCGCTGCCACCACCTCGTGTGCAGCAATTGCAGAGCCAGCCTCCACGATGGATTCTGGCTGTGCGTTGTCTGCATCAAAGAGTC GGACCTAAGAAAGAGTACAGGTGACTGGTTCTACAATCTGAGGGTTAACCGATTCACCACCACGCCTGGCCACGAACTCGTGAGAAGCAGCCTCAGACAGAGGCCTGTGT tgaaaaaataTGTGGCAATGGGAGACGTTCTACTTAACAATTCGGAGTCGAGCCGAGGTCCACCCGTTCCCATCCCCAGGCAGAAGGGCAACGCCACCAGCAAACG TCCGTCCAGTGAGAACGGCGGCTCAGTGACTTCGATGGCGTCTTCTGAAACGAAAGGGGATGGATTTGTCTATCACGGTCCTCCCAGTGAATACTCTGGGTCTGTTGGTTCAACGGCGTCTTTCGAAATGAAAGGGATTGATGGCCTGTTAAAGCCGTCGCAAAGCGACACTGAGTCGGCAGAAATCGCCAGCCTCACTAACAGTAAAACAAGCACAGACTCTAGGCGCACGACCCCTGACCTGCCCAG AAGAGCGATTCTTCCACCTCACAACAGCCAGTCCAATGTGACCCTCTTACCAGATGCTGTCATCATTCATAGCTATAGCTCGGAAGCTAACACC GGCTCAGAAAGACAGCAGGCCGTTCCAAGCCCAGTGTATGATGTTgacaaattcttcaaaaagagcaTCAAACATGTTCAGGATCCTCCTG ACGGTGTCAACTGCGGGCTGGGTGCTTGCGATCAACCTGAAGTCCCAGTGGATGGTCGGAGGCAATTTGTGCAAGGGTTGGACACACCA GTCCCAGAAATAAAGCAAGCCAATCCAAGCCCAGAGTTTGACGTAGACGATTATGTCAATTATGGGCTGGATGTATATAACCACGCTCACACTTATGAGAGCCTGGTGGACATCCAGAGCCAAGTTGTCCAAGATTTGGACACGCAA GTGCCAGATATAAAGCAGGCCGTTCCAAGCCCAGAGTTTGACGTAGACGAACTCTTCAAGAAGAGCGTCAAACACATTGAGAATCCTCCTG AATATGTCAATTATGGGCTGGATGTACATGATCACTCTCACACTTATGAGAGCCTGGTGGACATCAAGAGCCAAGTTGTCCAAGATTTGGACACGCAA GTGCCAGATATAAAGCAGGCCATTCCAAGCTCAGAGTTTGACATAGACGAACTCTTCAACAAGAGCGTCAAACACATTGAGAATCCTCCTG AATATGTCAATTATGGGCTAGGTGTATATGATCACTCTCACACTTATGAGAGCCTGGTGGACATCAAGAGCCAAGTTGTCCAAGATTTGGACACGCAA GTGCCAGATATAAAGCAGGCCGTTCCAAGCTCAGAGTTTGACGTTGACGAACTCTTCAAGAAGAGCGTCAGACACACTGAGAATCCTACTG AATGTGTCAATTATGGGTGGGATGTTTGTGATCAGTCTCACACACATGAGAGCCCGGTGGACATCAAGAGCCAGTTTGTCCAAGATTTGGACACGCAA GACCCAGAAATAAAGCAAGTCCTTCCAAACCCAGACTTTGATGTTGACCAACTCTTCAAGAGGAATGTCAAGCACATTGAGAATCCTCCTG AACGTGTCAAATATGTGCCGGATGTTTGTGATCCAGCTGACTCCTATGAGGTCTCAGGGGACTTAAAGAGCCAATCTGTCCAAGTTTTGGACACCCAA GTCCCAGAAATAAAGCAGACCAGTCCAAACCCAGAGTTTGATGTTGAGAAACTCTACAAGAGTGTCAAACGCATTGAGCGGGATGTTTGTGGTCAACCTGGTTCACATGAGCCCCCGGTGGCTGCCAagagaaaatgtgtgcaagttTTGGAGTCGCAA GTCCCAGAAATAAAGCAGGCCAGTCCAAAGCCAGAGTTTGGCACACAGATTGCGAATCCTTCTG AAGGTGTCAAATATGGTCTGGATGTTTATGATCAACCTGATTCTCATGAGGTCCCAGTAGCTGTCAAGCGACAATTTGTACACAGTTTGGACATGCAA GTCCCAGAAATAAAGCAATTGGGTCCCACCCCTGAGTTGGATATTCAGAAACTTTTCAAGAAGAGCATCAGCCATGTTCAAAATCCTCCCG GACACCTATCAACACTGGATTTGCATGACAATCGGGACAATTTAGCATTACCAATGGGAAACAGGAGCCAATCTGTTCCAGATTTAGACATGCAA GACGATGAAGAGGAAGACATTGACAGCTTGGTTAACTTTCATAAAAGTGCGATGGCTTCCAGTTCTTCAAGTTTGAGG AGCACAAGCATGACGAGCATTTACAGTGACTCTGGAGACACTTACAGCGTGGACGTGAGAGGGGAGGTGGTCTTCACCATGTTCTACGACGAGCTCACCCAGAGCCTGCGGGTCTTAATTAAGGAGTGCCGCAAGCTGGCCTATGGCGATGCGCTACGGCAGTTTTCCAACCC TTACGTCAAATGTTACCTCCTCCCCGACAAATCTCGtcagagcaagaggaagaccacCATCAAGAGGCACACCTGCGACCCAGTCTACGAAGAAACTTTCAAG GCTCCGTGCTGCATACCAGCGTCGGCCTTCACTCATTTCAAAGGAGAGATGGTGGTCTCCTTGAAGTTCGTCACAGCTACAGCCCCCCGGGTGCAGAAATTCAAAG GCAAAAAGGTAGTGGAGGCGGAAGGCGGGGAGCTCCACGTCTTGATTAAGGAGGCAAAGAATTTGATGGCCAtgaagggaggaggagggacATCTGATAGCTTTGTAAAGGG GTACTTGTTCCCGTCTAAATCAAAGACGACTAAGAGAAAGACGCCCGTCATGAAGAAGAACCTGAATCCTCACTACAACCACACGTTTGTGTACAAGGAGCTGTCGCTGGAGCAGCTGAAGTGCATGTGTCTGGAACTGACCGTGTGGGACAGAGAGCCCATGTTGAGCAATGAATTCCTCGGAGGAGTGCGCCTCAGCTGTGGCAAAG GCAGCGTCAAAATGGGAAACGATGAAGTTGGGATGGATTCGGTTGGAGAAGAGGTCAGCCTGTGGCAGAAGATGATGCAGTACCCCGACTCATGGGCAGAGGGCACTCTTCCCTTGCGTACCAccatgaggaagaagaagaagggcaaATGA
- the sytl4 gene encoding synaptotagmin-like protein 4 isoform X2 translates to MPSPTDNIALDFLSDTERDLILEVLRRDEELRQAEDQRVRRLKAELLEIKRKGAKRGSGRYSQRSCGRCQGSLSLLAFTSKQCPRCHHLVCSNCRASLHDGFWLCVVCIKESDLRKSTGDWFYNLRVNRFTTTPGHELVRSSLRQRPVLKKYVAMGDVLLNNSESSRGPPVPIPRQKGNATSKRPSSENGGSVTSMASSETKGDGFVYHGPPSEYSGSVGSTASFEMKGIDGLLKPSQSDTESAEIASLTNSKTSTDSRRTTPDLPRRAILPPHNSQSNVTLLPDAVIIHSYSSEANTGSERQQAVPSPVYDVDKFFKKSIKHVQDPPDGVNCGLGACDQPEVPVDGRRQFVQGLDTPVPEIKQANPSPEFDVDDYVNYGLDVYNHAHTYESLVDIQSQVVQDLDTQVPDIKQAVPSPEFDVDELFKKSVKHIENPPEYVNYGLDVHDHSHTYESLVDIKSQVVQDLDTQVPDIKQAIPSSEFDIDELFNKSVKHIENPPEYVNYGLGVYDHSHTYESLVDIKSQVVQDLDTQVPDIKQAVPSSEFDVDELFKKSVRHTENPTECVNYGWDVCDQSHTHESPVDIKSQFVQDLDTQDPEIKQVLPNPDFDVDQLFKRNVKHIENPPERVKYVPDVCDPADSYEVSGDLKSQSVQVLDTQVPEIKQTSPNPEFDVEKLYKSVKRIERDVCGQPGSHEPPVAAKRKCVQVLESQVPEIKQASPKPEFGTQIANPSGVKYGLDVYDQPDSHEVPVAVKRQFVHSLDMQVPEIKQLGPTPELDIQKLFKKSISHVQNPPGHLSTLDLHDNRDNLALPMGNRSQSVPDLDMQDDEEEDIDSLVNFHKSAMASSSSSLRSTSMTSIYSDSGDTYSVDVRGEVVFTMFYDELTQSLRVLIKECRKLAYGDALRQFSNPYVKCYLLPDKSRQSKRKTTIKRHTCDPVYEETFKYCLQRNHLLTRSMLISVWHHGHLSSNPFLGEVEIALDCYDLDSPHEECMTLMTKAPCCIPASAFTHFKGEMVVSLKFVTATAPRVQKFKGKKVVEAEGGELHVLIKEAKNLMAMKGGGGTSDSFVKGYLFPSKSKTTKRKTPVMKKNLNPHYNHTFVYKELSLEQLKCMCLELTVWDREPMLSNEFLGGVRLSCGKGSVKMGNDEVGMDSVGEEVSLWQKMMQYPDSWAEGTLPLRTTMRKKKKGK, encoded by the exons ATGCCTTCGCCAACTGACAATATCGCCCTGGACTTCCTCTCCGACACCGAGCGGGATTTGATCCTGGAGGTGCTGCGGCGGGACGAGGAACTTAGGCAGGCCGAGGACCAGCGCGTTCG GAGGCTGAAGGCAGAGTTGCTGGAAATTAAGAGGAAAGGGGCCAAACGTGGCAGCGGGAGATACAGTCAGCGCAGTTGCGGCCGATGCCAGGGCTCTCTGAGTTTGCTGGCGTTCACCTCCAAACAATGTCCGCGCTGCCACCACCTCGTGTGCAGCAATTGCAGAGCCAGCCTCCACGATGGATTCTGGCTGTGCGTTGTCTGCATCAAAGAGTC GGACCTAAGAAAGAGTACAGGTGACTGGTTCTACAATCTGAGGGTTAACCGATTCACCACCACGCCTGGCCACGAACTCGTGAGAAGCAGCCTCAGACAGAGGCCTGTGT tgaaaaaataTGTGGCAATGGGAGACGTTCTACTTAACAATTCGGAGTCGAGCCGAGGTCCACCCGTTCCCATCCCCAGGCAGAAGGGCAACGCCACCAGCAAACG TCCGTCCAGTGAGAACGGCGGCTCAGTGACTTCGATGGCGTCTTCTGAAACGAAAGGGGATGGATTTGTCTATCACGGTCCTCCCAGTGAATACTCTGGGTCTGTTGGTTCAACGGCGTCTTTCGAAATGAAAGGGATTGATGGCCTGTTAAAGCCGTCGCAAAGCGACACTGAGTCGGCAGAAATCGCCAGCCTCACTAACAGTAAAACAAGCACAGACTCTAGGCGCACGACCCCTGACCTGCCCAG AAGAGCGATTCTTCCACCTCACAACAGCCAGTCCAATGTGACCCTCTTACCAGATGCTGTCATCATTCATAGCTATAGCTCGGAAGCTAACACC GGCTCAGAAAGACAGCAGGCCGTTCCAAGCCCAGTGTATGATGTTgacaaattcttcaaaaagagcaTCAAACATGTTCAGGATCCTCCTG ACGGTGTCAACTGCGGGCTGGGTGCTTGCGATCAACCTGAAGTCCCAGTGGATGGTCGGAGGCAATTTGTGCAAGGGTTGGACACACCA GTCCCAGAAATAAAGCAAGCCAATCCAAGCCCAGAGTTTGACGTAGACGATTATGTCAATTATGGGCTGGATGTATATAACCACGCTCACACTTATGAGAGCCTGGTGGACATCCAGAGCCAAGTTGTCCAAGATTTGGACACGCAA GTGCCAGATATAAAGCAGGCCGTTCCAAGCCCAGAGTTTGACGTAGACGAACTCTTCAAGAAGAGCGTCAAACACATTGAGAATCCTCCTG AATATGTCAATTATGGGCTGGATGTACATGATCACTCTCACACTTATGAGAGCCTGGTGGACATCAAGAGCCAAGTTGTCCAAGATTTGGACACGCAA GTGCCAGATATAAAGCAGGCCATTCCAAGCTCAGAGTTTGACATAGACGAACTCTTCAACAAGAGCGTCAAACACATTGAGAATCCTCCTG AATATGTCAATTATGGGCTAGGTGTATATGATCACTCTCACACTTATGAGAGCCTGGTGGACATCAAGAGCCAAGTTGTCCAAGATTTGGACACGCAA GTGCCAGATATAAAGCAGGCCGTTCCAAGCTCAGAGTTTGACGTTGACGAACTCTTCAAGAAGAGCGTCAGACACACTGAGAATCCTACTG AATGTGTCAATTATGGGTGGGATGTTTGTGATCAGTCTCACACACATGAGAGCCCGGTGGACATCAAGAGCCAGTTTGTCCAAGATTTGGACACGCAA GACCCAGAAATAAAGCAAGTCCTTCCAAACCCAGACTTTGATGTTGACCAACTCTTCAAGAGGAATGTCAAGCACATTGAGAATCCTCCTG AACGTGTCAAATATGTGCCGGATGTTTGTGATCCAGCTGACTCCTATGAGGTCTCAGGGGACTTAAAGAGCCAATCTGTCCAAGTTTTGGACACCCAA GTCCCAGAAATAAAGCAGACCAGTCCAAACCCAGAGTTTGATGTTGAGAAACTCTACAAGAGTGTCAAACGCATTGAGCGGGATGTTTGTGGTCAACCTGGTTCACATGAGCCCCCGGTGGCTGCCAagagaaaatgtgtgcaagttTTGGAGTCGCAA GTCCCAGAAATAAAGCAGGCCAGTCCAAAGCCAGAGTTTGGCACACAGATTGCGAATCCTTCTG GTGTCAAATATGGTCTGGATGTTTATGATCAACCTGATTCTCATGAGGTCCCAGTAGCTGTCAAGCGACAATTTGTACACAGTTTGGACATGCAA GTCCCAGAAATAAAGCAATTGGGTCCCACCCCTGAGTTGGATATTCAGAAACTTTTCAAGAAGAGCATCAGCCATGTTCAAAATCCTCCCG GACACCTATCAACACTGGATTTGCATGACAATCGGGACAATTTAGCATTACCAATGGGAAACAGGAGCCAATCTGTTCCAGATTTAGACATGCAA GACGATGAAGAGGAAGACATTGACAGCTTGGTTAACTTTCATAAAAGTGCGATGGCTTCCAGTTCTTCAAGTTTGAGG AGCACAAGCATGACGAGCATTTACAGTGACTCTGGAGACACTTACAGCGTGGACGTGAGAGGGGAGGTGGTCTTCACCATGTTCTACGACGAGCTCACCCAGAGCCTGCGGGTCTTAATTAAGGAGTGCCGCAAGCTGGCCTATGGCGATGCGCTACGGCAGTTTTCCAACCC TTACGTCAAATGTTACCTCCTCCCCGACAAATCTCGtcagagcaagaggaagaccacCATCAAGAGGCACACCTGCGACCCAGTCTACGAAGAAACTTTCAAG TACTGCCTTCAGCGGAATCACCTGCTAACTCGAAGCATGCTGATATCGGTGTGGCATCACGGCCATCTCAGCAGCAACCCTTTCCTGGGAGAGGTCGAGATCGCTCTGGACTGCTACGACCTGGACTCCCCGCACGAGGAATGCATGACCCTCATGACAAAG GCTCCGTGCTGCATACCAGCGTCGGCCTTCACTCATTTCAAAGGAGAGATGGTGGTCTCCTTGAAGTTCGTCACAGCTACAGCCCCCCGGGTGCAGAAATTCAAAG GCAAAAAGGTAGTGGAGGCGGAAGGCGGGGAGCTCCACGTCTTGATTAAGGAGGCAAAGAATTTGATGGCCAtgaagggaggaggagggacATCTGATAGCTTTGTAAAGGG GTACTTGTTCCCGTCTAAATCAAAGACGACTAAGAGAAAGACGCCCGTCATGAAGAAGAACCTGAATCCTCACTACAACCACACGTTTGTGTACAAGGAGCTGTCGCTGGAGCAGCTGAAGTGCATGTGTCTGGAACTGACCGTGTGGGACAGAGAGCCCATGTTGAGCAATGAATTCCTCGGAGGAGTGCGCCTCAGCTGTGGCAAAG GCAGCGTCAAAATGGGAAACGATGAAGTTGGGATGGATTCGGTTGGAGAAGAGGTCAGCCTGTGGCAGAAGATGATGCAGTACCCCGACTCATGGGCAGAGGGCACTCTTCCCTTGCGTACCAccatgaggaagaagaagaagggcaaATGA
- the sytl4 gene encoding synaptotagmin-like protein 4 isoform X3: protein MPSPTDNIALDFLSDTERDLILEVLRRDEELRQAEDQRVRRLKAELLEIKRKGAKRGSGRYSQRSCGRCQGSLSLLAFTSKQCPRCHHLVCSNCRASLHDGFWLCVVCIKESDLRKSTGDWFYNLRVNRFTTTPGHELVRSSLRQRPVLKKYVAMGDVLLNNSESSRGPPVPIPRQKGNATSKRPSSENGGSVTSMASSETKGDGFVYHGPPSEYSGSVGSTASFEMKGIDGLLKPSQSDTESAEIASLTNSKTSTDSRRTTPDLPRRAILPPHNSQSNVTLLPDAVIIHSYSSEANTGSERQQAVPSPVYDVDKFFKKSIKHVQDPPDGVNCGLGACDQPEVPVDGRRQFVQGLDTPVPDIKQAVPSPEFDVDELFKKSVKHIENPPEYVNYGLDVHDHSHTYESLVDIKSQVVQDLDTQVPDIKQAIPSSEFDIDELFNKSVKHIENPPEYVNYGLGVYDHSHTYESLVDIKSQVVQDLDTQVPDIKQAVPSSEFDVDELFKKSVRHTENPTECVNYGWDVCDQSHTHESPVDIKSQFVQDLDTQDPEIKQVLPNPDFDVDQLFKRNVKHIENPPERVKYVPDVCDPADSYEVSGDLKSQSVQVLDTQVPEIKQTSPNPEFDVEKLYKSVKRIERDVCGQPGSHEPPVAAKRKCVQVLESQVPEIKQASPKPEFGTQIANPSEGVKYGLDVYDQPDSHEVPVAVKRQFVHSLDMQVPEIKQLGPTPELDIQKLFKKSISHVQNPPGHLSTLDLHDNRDNLALPMGNRSQSVPDLDMQDDEEEDIDSLVNFHKSAMASSSSSLRSTSMTSIYSDSGDTYSVDVRGEVVFTMFYDELTQSLRVLIKECRKLAYGDALRQFSNPYVKCYLLPDKSRQSKRKTTIKRHTCDPVYEETFKYCLQRNHLLTRSMLISVWHHGHLSSNPFLGEVEIALDCYDLDSPHEECMTLMTKAPCCIPASAFTHFKGEMVVSLKFVTATAPRVQKFKGKKVVEAEGGELHVLIKEAKNLMAMKGGGGTSDSFVKGYLFPSKSKTTKRKTPVMKKNLNPHYNHTFVYKELSLEQLKCMCLELTVWDREPMLSNEFLGGVRLSCGKGSVKMGNDEVGMDSVGEEVSLWQKMMQYPDSWAEGTLPLRTTMRKKKKGK, encoded by the exons ATGCCTTCGCCAACTGACAATATCGCCCTGGACTTCCTCTCCGACACCGAGCGGGATTTGATCCTGGAGGTGCTGCGGCGGGACGAGGAACTTAGGCAGGCCGAGGACCAGCGCGTTCG GAGGCTGAAGGCAGAGTTGCTGGAAATTAAGAGGAAAGGGGCCAAACGTGGCAGCGGGAGATACAGTCAGCGCAGTTGCGGCCGATGCCAGGGCTCTCTGAGTTTGCTGGCGTTCACCTCCAAACAATGTCCGCGCTGCCACCACCTCGTGTGCAGCAATTGCAGAGCCAGCCTCCACGATGGATTCTGGCTGTGCGTTGTCTGCATCAAAGAGTC GGACCTAAGAAAGAGTACAGGTGACTGGTTCTACAATCTGAGGGTTAACCGATTCACCACCACGCCTGGCCACGAACTCGTGAGAAGCAGCCTCAGACAGAGGCCTGTGT tgaaaaaataTGTGGCAATGGGAGACGTTCTACTTAACAATTCGGAGTCGAGCCGAGGTCCACCCGTTCCCATCCCCAGGCAGAAGGGCAACGCCACCAGCAAACG TCCGTCCAGTGAGAACGGCGGCTCAGTGACTTCGATGGCGTCTTCTGAAACGAAAGGGGATGGATTTGTCTATCACGGTCCTCCCAGTGAATACTCTGGGTCTGTTGGTTCAACGGCGTCTTTCGAAATGAAAGGGATTGATGGCCTGTTAAAGCCGTCGCAAAGCGACACTGAGTCGGCAGAAATCGCCAGCCTCACTAACAGTAAAACAAGCACAGACTCTAGGCGCACGACCCCTGACCTGCCCAG AAGAGCGATTCTTCCACCTCACAACAGCCAGTCCAATGTGACCCTCTTACCAGATGCTGTCATCATTCATAGCTATAGCTCGGAAGCTAACACC GGCTCAGAAAGACAGCAGGCCGTTCCAAGCCCAGTGTATGATGTTgacaaattcttcaaaaagagcaTCAAACATGTTCAGGATCCTCCTG ACGGTGTCAACTGCGGGCTGGGTGCTTGCGATCAACCTGAAGTCCCAGTGGATGGTCGGAGGCAATTTGTGCAAGGGTTGGACACACCA GTGCCAGATATAAAGCAGGCCGTTCCAAGCCCAGAGTTTGACGTAGACGAACTCTTCAAGAAGAGCGTCAAACACATTGAGAATCCTCCTG AATATGTCAATTATGGGCTGGATGTACATGATCACTCTCACACTTATGAGAGCCTGGTGGACATCAAGAGCCAAGTTGTCCAAGATTTGGACACGCAA GTGCCAGATATAAAGCAGGCCATTCCAAGCTCAGAGTTTGACATAGACGAACTCTTCAACAAGAGCGTCAAACACATTGAGAATCCTCCTG AATATGTCAATTATGGGCTAGGTGTATATGATCACTCTCACACTTATGAGAGCCTGGTGGACATCAAGAGCCAAGTTGTCCAAGATTTGGACACGCAA GTGCCAGATATAAAGCAGGCCGTTCCAAGCTCAGAGTTTGACGTTGACGAACTCTTCAAGAAGAGCGTCAGACACACTGAGAATCCTACTG AATGTGTCAATTATGGGTGGGATGTTTGTGATCAGTCTCACACACATGAGAGCCCGGTGGACATCAAGAGCCAGTTTGTCCAAGATTTGGACACGCAA GACCCAGAAATAAAGCAAGTCCTTCCAAACCCAGACTTTGATGTTGACCAACTCTTCAAGAGGAATGTCAAGCACATTGAGAATCCTCCTG AACGTGTCAAATATGTGCCGGATGTTTGTGATCCAGCTGACTCCTATGAGGTCTCAGGGGACTTAAAGAGCCAATCTGTCCAAGTTTTGGACACCCAA GTCCCAGAAATAAAGCAGACCAGTCCAAACCCAGAGTTTGATGTTGAGAAACTCTACAAGAGTGTCAAACGCATTGAGCGGGATGTTTGTGGTCAACCTGGTTCACATGAGCCCCCGGTGGCTGCCAagagaaaatgtgtgcaagttTTGGAGTCGCAA GTCCCAGAAATAAAGCAGGCCAGTCCAAAGCCAGAGTTTGGCACACAGATTGCGAATCCTTCTG AAGGTGTCAAATATGGTCTGGATGTTTATGATCAACCTGATTCTCATGAGGTCCCAGTAGCTGTCAAGCGACAATTTGTACACAGTTTGGACATGCAA GTCCCAGAAATAAAGCAATTGGGTCCCACCCCTGAGTTGGATATTCAGAAACTTTTCAAGAAGAGCATCAGCCATGTTCAAAATCCTCCCG GACACCTATCAACACTGGATTTGCATGACAATCGGGACAATTTAGCATTACCAATGGGAAACAGGAGCCAATCTGTTCCAGATTTAGACATGCAA GACGATGAAGAGGAAGACATTGACAGCTTGGTTAACTTTCATAAAAGTGCGATGGCTTCCAGTTCTTCAAGTTTGAGG AGCACAAGCATGACGAGCATTTACAGTGACTCTGGAGACACTTACAGCGTGGACGTGAGAGGGGAGGTGGTCTTCACCATGTTCTACGACGAGCTCACCCAGAGCCTGCGGGTCTTAATTAAGGAGTGCCGCAAGCTGGCCTATGGCGATGCGCTACGGCAGTTTTCCAACCC TTACGTCAAATGTTACCTCCTCCCCGACAAATCTCGtcagagcaagaggaagaccacCATCAAGAGGCACACCTGCGACCCAGTCTACGAAGAAACTTTCAAG TACTGCCTTCAGCGGAATCACCTGCTAACTCGAAGCATGCTGATATCGGTGTGGCATCACGGCCATCTCAGCAGCAACCCTTTCCTGGGAGAGGTCGAGATCGCTCTGGACTGCTACGACCTGGACTCCCCGCACGAGGAATGCATGACCCTCATGACAAAG GCTCCGTGCTGCATACCAGCGTCGGCCTTCACTCATTTCAAAGGAGAGATGGTGGTCTCCTTGAAGTTCGTCACAGCTACAGCCCCCCGGGTGCAGAAATTCAAAG GCAAAAAGGTAGTGGAGGCGGAAGGCGGGGAGCTCCACGTCTTGATTAAGGAGGCAAAGAATTTGATGGCCAtgaagggaggaggagggacATCTGATAGCTTTGTAAAGGG GTACTTGTTCCCGTCTAAATCAAAGACGACTAAGAGAAAGACGCCCGTCATGAAGAAGAACCTGAATCCTCACTACAACCACACGTTTGTGTACAAGGAGCTGTCGCTGGAGCAGCTGAAGTGCATGTGTCTGGAACTGACCGTGTGGGACAGAGAGCCCATGTTGAGCAATGAATTCCTCGGAGGAGTGCGCCTCAGCTGTGGCAAAG GCAGCGTCAAAATGGGAAACGATGAAGTTGGGATGGATTCGGTTGGAGAAGAGGTCAGCCTGTGGCAGAAGATGATGCAGTACCCCGACTCATGGGCAGAGGGCACTCTTCCCTTGCGTACCAccatgaggaagaagaagaagggcaaATGA